The Tardibacter chloracetimidivorans region GTCCGCATTGTAGGCGTCCATCAGATCGGCATGTTCGACCAGCTTCAGGTCATAGAGCGGATGGTTTTCCGGCGGCGGCAACGGTGCGACCGGGCGCGCGCCGATCAGTTCCTCGCTGCCCCAGGTGTCGCCGCCGACATAGGCGGGATCGGTCGATTTGATGACGAAGCTGTGCGCCAGGTCGAACTGGTCGACCAGCTCGCCATCGGCGTTGATGCCGCAGACCTGCCCGGCCATTATGGTGCCGCAGCCAAGCGCCTTTTTCACATATTCGGCATAGTCCGCGCCCGATGCGTTGATAGTACCACCGGCATTGATTGATCTTGATGTGACAGAGTTTCTGCCGATGGCGAGAGCGGTGGCGGCCGATGACTGGCCGCCGGAGGTATGCGAGAAGAAGAACGCGCCACTGACGCCATTATCTACGTCTAGAACGCCCACACCCTGAGCGACATTTTTGTGGACGCGGTGGTTCGGTCCAGCCGAAGTTCCGAGGATGACGTTGCCGCCATAGGGATTGAGCATCAGGTCATAGGCGGTGATTCCCGCACCGTTCACCCGCTGGATATAGCCATGTCCGCTGGAAAATCCGCCGATGCTGGTGACCTGGGTGTTTGTCTTGTGCGTTTTGAACAGCGCGGTTGCGTTGTTGATCGTGTCGGCGAGCGCACCTGCCGACACCTCGCCCGGATGAGCGACCTGAAATGGCGCGCCGGGCGCGGTCCCCAGCCCAAAGCCTCCGGTCGACCGATTGAAGTACCACACCACCGGCCAATTGGCGGTGTCGCTCACCGTCCCGCCGACATAGACCCTGAGCGCCCAGACCGGGTCGGCGCTGTCATCGAGCCACTTCCAGCCCGCCGCATCGGCATAGGTGGGTGGCGTCGGCCCCTTGTGAACGGTCGCGTTCGCCTTGTCGTTCTCATTCATCGCTGCGCGCACCACTGCGCCGCCGCCATTGCCCCTTGGCCAGTTTGCCGATTGCGTCATGCCTCTACTCCATAGCCCTTGGCGAGCCAGTCGAAGGTGCGGCTCACCCCCGACCCGGCTGCATTGAAAAACCTGATGAAAAAGCCCGATGCCGTCTTGCTGGTGACGCTTGCATAATCGCCGGTCGCCAAATTCTGACCGGTGATCGCTACCGCCGGCACGGCGCGGAACGGCGTCGCAAAGCTCACCGTCATGCCGCCCGCCGGGCAGACGATGTCGTTGCCGCCAAGCGTCCGGTCGGGCATGTCGACGGTCACTGAAACCGCGACCAACACCGGCGTGACATAGGGATCGCTCGACCGCAGCCGCACCCGCCACTGAAAGGCGCGCGCCGTGTAATCGCCGATGGTGAAGGTCCGCCAGTCGCCAAAGGCCAGGCCGTCATCGCTGGTGCGAACCTGCAGCTCCACATTCCACGCGGTCGGATCGGCGCCGTCCCATGATTCCAGCGCGTCGACATCGGGCACCAGGTCAAAGCTGGTGCGCGTGTCCACCCCCGTCGCCTCGATCAGCGCGGTCAGGCGGCTCGTGTAGACCGCGCCAAGGTCCAGATCATTGTCGAAATAGTAATAGCCCTCCTCGACAAAGGGAGAGCCGTCGCCGAAATCCACATCCTCGACGGCGTCGAAATCGCTCCAATTGTCCCAGCTCTGCCCGCCGGAGAGGATCAGCCCAAGCTCGCCCTCGATCACATCATCCCAGACGCCCGCGAAGGCAGGATCCTCGCCGACGGTCGCCACCAGGTTCAGGGCATTGAGCGTCAGCACATTGACGCTGACGATCGTCGCATTCACCGCCTCGCCGCCGTCGCGGTTCACCGCCTTGATCAGGAAGCTGCCGTTCATCGCGGGCAGCGAGAATCCGACGGTGTCGATCGACAGGCGCGGCAGCAGCGTGACTGCGTTGGGCCATTCCGCCCCGGTCACCACCGGCTGATATTTGACCAGATAGTGGCTCAGCCCGTTGCCCGAAACGGGCTTCAGGCTGAAATGGGCGGTGTTGCCAAGCACGTTGACGCCGAATTCCTCGATATCGGGCGGCGTGTCGACCGTGATCAGCGATCCCGGTGCTTCCTCGTGCACCGTCCAATAGGTGCTGTTCGGCGGGGCATTGCCGGCGCTTGCCACCGGATTGATGTAGCGATAGCGGCGGCCGTCGCTGGGCTGGCGCACGATGCTGCCCTCGCGGTAGATCCGCGTCGCGTCATAATCGCCCAGATCCTGGAGCGTGGCGGTGACCGCGATTTCCGAATAGGCGTGGATCCGCGCGGTGCGCGTTCCCTTCATCTGCATCCGCCAGAACGGCGGGGCGACCTCCAGCTGGGCGGGCTCGCCCGCGATCGGCAGGGCGCTGCCGTCCGTCTTCAGGGTCAGCGACGCCGAATTGCTCAGCATCACGCGGCAGGCGAACAGCTTGCCCATCAGGCTGACGCCGGCGACGGCGTTGGCCGATCCGGCGATTTCACCGATCGCATCGCGCGGCGTCGTCTGCTCCCCGAAATAGCGCGACAGGTTGCGCGGCACCGCCGTATCGAGCGCGGTGAGCGAGGCGCTGTCGATCTGCCCGGCCGAAGCGCCGGCGATCTCGGCAAGCCGCTTGATGACGGCGCCGGGCGTGCGCACGAAGCCGCCGGAACCGCCGCTGTCGCCTTCCACCATATAGCTCAGCACGCCTTCGGGCGGCGCGCCGTGCCGGACCATGCCGACGGCCTTTGCCGTTGCATATTGGCCGGGCGCGATGGTGGCGGCGACCAGCGCAGCATAGCTTGCATGATCGGCGATCGGCGCGCCGAAGCGCACCAGTCGGTCCATCGCCACCGGAACGGCGTTGATCGCGCCATAGCCGTGGAGCTGCACCACCGTGTTGACGCTGTCGATCAGCTGCCCCTCGACATAGCGCGGCGCGCCGATCGCAAGCGGCTTTGCCACGCCCTTCTTTTCAGCAGGACCTTCCGCGCCGGTGGTGCCTTCATAGCTTTCCGTCAGCAGCGGCCCATCCAGCCAGTCGTCATTGACGCGAAGCTGCAGGGCGATCCGCCCCCCTTCCACCCGGGCGGTGCGCACCAGCCCGTCGAAGATCTGGGTGAACCCGCCCCAGGCCGCGCCAAGCTCGCCGATCCAGATCCGGGCGGGCCTGTCGCCCCAGGTATAGCTGGCGGCGTCGGGGAACACGTCGAGCGACAGTTCCATGTCGCCGCCGCCGGGCGTCATCCGGCCTGAAAAGCCGCCGTCGAACAGGCGCAGCGACAGGCGCGGCAGCCGGGCGATTCCGGGCCACCAGGTGACGGCGTTCAGCGCGGTGAGCGCCGCATTGTCATGACTGCACGCACGAAGCGTCACGCTGGATGCGGCCGACGGGTCGAACGGCTCCAGCTCCACCAGAACGGCCAGCGTCATATCAGGCTCACCAGATCGGCCTGCCAGCGCCATTTGCCGGGGCCGGTGTTGATCACGCCCAGATCGCCCGCGATCCGCCCGAAATACATGCGGTTCTGGCGCTGGGCATCGGCGGCGGGATCGGTCACCACCAGCACCGGCTCGGTCGCCCCGATCAGCTCGATCAGCGGAAGGATCGCCTCTTCGGCTTCATCGCGATAGGCGCTCTCGAACAAAAGCGAGAGCGTGCGCAGCTTCCGTCCCCGCCGGATCAGCGGCACGCCATTGGCCGAAAAATCGGCGGTAGACGTGTCGCGCACGCCGCGCACCAGCCCATAGCTGAAATTGCGGGCGAGCTGGATCTTCCGGCCGATGACAAGCCGCCCCGCGTCGAAGGCAGTGCCGCCCAGGCTTGCGAGATCGAACCGCCAGTAGCGGAACGTCTCGGCCGCCGCAGGCTCCCACCAGCTGTGCTTGCGACCGCTGACGGGCGTTGCGCTGCCCGCGAGCGCGGGCGTGATGACGCCGCTGTCATAGCCGGGCGCGGTTGTCAGATCGGCCGCAGCGGTTGCGCCGCGTACCCTGATCGTTGCGCCGGACGCCAGATTGGTTGACAGGAACGCCCCAAAATTGAGCGCGGCTGCGGCGCCAAGGTCCAGCTGCACCCAGGCCGTTGACGTGCCGGTGCCGCGATGGACGACGCCGATATGGTCGTTGTCGAGATAGGACGGGCTGGTGCCCGTGGCCGATCCTTCCGCCGTCACTGTGCCCAGCGACAGCGGCCTGACGATGATCGCATTTCCCATGATTTACCCGAACAGTTCGAGGATGGCCGAGTCGCTTTCCAGGTCGATCTCGATATTGGTGACCATGAACATGCCGTCCGCCTGCTGCTCTTCGTCCACCAGGCGCACGGTTGGCGTCACATTCAGGCTCGCGAGCAGATGGGTGACGTTCTGCACCCCCATCACCGGCACCAGGAAGAGCCGGCGCTCGGTGCCCAGCAGCGCGAAGGCTTCGGCGTTCATTGCCGCAGTGTCCGCCGGATCGTCGAACCAGCCTTCGCGCGGGCTCGGGCCGGTGTCGCGGGCATTGGGATGCCAGGACTTGATCAGGCTGGACGATTGCGTGTCGATCTGGGCGTCACGCGTGGCGGCGCCGATGTCGGAATCAAGGGCGGGCATCGTTCACCCCCACATATTGCCGATAATGATAGCGCAGCCATGGCCGCTGCCGAACCCTGCCGCACGAGCGGGTGATCATCAGCCCGGTCGCCTTGCCGGTGCCGGTGCCGACCCCGATGAACAGGCCATAGGTCATTTCACGAAACTTAGATTAAGCGCGCTCAGGCCCCCGAAGCGGCGTAGAAAATCAGCCAGCATTGCCGTGTTCTGCTGAAGGGCTCCCACCATCTGTGCGGTGTTGGTCGCCGTTGCCTGGGCGGCGTTGGCCGTGGCCTCGGCAAAGGGGTTTTCAAAGGTCTTCGGATTGTTCTCGGCGGTCGATATCGCCAGTCCCAGAAGGCTCTGGACGCGCTCATAATCCTTAAAGAACGCATCGGTCGAACCGTGAAGGCCCCGGCTGACATCCAGATATTGCTGCGCCGCTTCGCTGAACGCATCCTGGTCGATCGATTTTCCGGCCCTGATCGCCTTTGCGAACGGATCGAATGCTGCCCGCGCCGCCGCTTCCTGGTCACGCAACGACAACGGCGAATTGGACCCGATTTTTAGGCTCTCCTGAAAATCCTTCAGCGTCTGCGCATTGCTGCCCATGCGTTCAACCAGCGCCTCGCGTTCTTTATTGAACAGCTTTTCGGCATCGGCATATTGCTTCGCGGTCGCGCCGCCCTCATCCAGCGCCTTTTTGATCTTGCGGAATTCATCCACCAGCCCGTCCATCGCCGCACCCAGCGGATCGTCGATCGCCTTCAGCCGCTTCGGGATCGATTCGATCAGCGACGCCTTGGTGATCGCCGCTTCCAGGTCATCCGATGACCGCAGGATCCGCTCGGCCGCCGCCGATATCCCCTTGATCGCCCCGTCGGCGATGGCGTCGCGGATGGCGAATTCTATGGCGGCCTGCTGATCGCCTTCAAAGCTGACCGCGCCATTTTTCATCTTCAGCGACGTGCCACGGGTGTTGACGCGAAAATCGTCGCCGCGTGTGCCGATGGTGACGTTGAACGCGCCCGCCTCGCCGCCCAGCGCATCGATGATCCGGGCGAGTCCCTCCTGCACCGATCCGCCAAGGCCGGACGCCGCACCGTAATTGCCCTTGTCGGCGCCGGCGACGTTCAGCCCGTCAAGCCCCGTCACCTGCGCGCGGGCGGTGCGATTGCCCTTGAGCAGGCCACCCAGCACCGAACCAAGCGCCGCGCCGATTCCGGCGCCGATCGGGCCTCCTGCGATGAACCCGCCGATCCCGCCGATCGCCCCGCCGGTGCTGCTGGTCTTCAGGCCGAACATGCCCGGCAGGCTGGTGCCGATCGCCGCCGCGCCCAGCCCGGCCCCCAGCGATCCCAGCACGCTGGAGATCGCACCGGTCGAGGCAATACCCGGCGTGCCGAAGACCGTCCCGTCAGGAAGCGTGTTGGTGATGGCGGCAAGCGCATTGTTGTCACTGACGCCAAAGACGCGGTCGAGGCTGCGTCCAATGTTGATGCCGCCATCGAATTCGCCCAGCCCGCCCAGACCGCCAGCGCCGCCGCCGAACAGCACGGACATCAGCCCGGTCGGGCCGGCCCCCTGCGGCATCCCGACGGCATTGCCCGACAGGAAGCTCAGCGTCCATTGCGCGGCGAGATCGGCAAGCGCGCTCAGGCCCCGGCGCTTGAAATTGTCCCAGATGTTGCCGCCCTGGCCTGAGAATATGTCGTAATAGATATCGCCCAGGTCGCGGAACACGTCCTCGGCGTGGCGCCGCTGCTCCTCCAGCGCGGCCTCGGCCGCCCGCGCCTGTTCCTCGGCTTCGCGCTTCGCGTCGGCATCAGCCTTCTTTTTGGCCTCAAGCGCCTGTTCCTGCTTGACGATCTCGATCGTCTGACGTTCGAGCACGGCCAGCTGCTCGGCCGATAGATCCTTGTTGGACTGCCGGACCTGGAAGAGCCGATGTTCAAGCTCGGCCTGCGCCTCCTGGCCCTGCAATTTCAGGTCAAGCGCATGCAGTTCGGCGGCGTTGGCCTCCTCCTGGCGGCGGAAGCTTTCATCCCGGGCGCGGCGTTCTTTCTCTGCGGCCTCCGCCGCGCGCTCGGCGGCCTTGGCGGCCTTTTCGTCTTCATCGGCGGCCGCGCCCGGTCTGCGCTTCGGTAGAGAATTATCGGAGGCAGCTTTATCGTTGAGAGCCGCGGCTGCGTCGCGCTTCCGCGCCTCGGCCTTCGACGCCTCCACACCTCTGTCGAAACGCCCCTTGAGATCATATTCGGAATCGTCAACACGCGGCAGCACGCCCCCCAGACCCAAGCCTTCGACAACGCGATTATATTCGCGCTTCGCCGCCCGATATGGCGCGTCCGCGAAATTGAGCAGCGCGTCAATCGTGCCAAGTTCGCGGCTGATCGCGTCGCTAAGCGATGCGGCGCTGGTGCCGATCTGTGAGAACACCCACTGCGCACCGGCCAGCAGCGGCTCGAATGCGTCGGCGAGCCCTTCAAAGCTGGCCCGGACTTCAACGCCGGCTTCCCGCGCGTCGACGGCGAGCTGCTCGAAGCCGTCCGACCCATCCGAGACGAAGTTCGCGATCGATGAACTGAATTGGCCGCCCTGATCGAATTCGCCGAAGACGGTCAGCGCCGCATTGTAGATCTTCGTCGCCGCCTCGCTGAAGGCCACCGGCAGCTGCTTGAATTCTTGGTCGAGTCCGGCGGTGAATTTTCTTTCCGTAAACGCGGCCACCAGCTTGTCGGCCGTCAACTCGCCATCCTCGGCCATTTTGCGCAACCGGCCGATCGGCACGCCCAGGCTGTCTGCCAGCAGCTTTGCGAGGCGCGGCGAATTCTCCATCATGGAATTGAATTCGTCGCCGCGCAGCACGCCCGAGGCGAGCGCCTGCCCCAGCTGGGTGACGCCGGCGGCGGCGGATGCGGCCGACCCGCCACTGACGCGGATCGCCTTGTTGACCGTTTCCGTCGCCCGCGCGATCTGGTCCTGGCTGATCCCCAGCTCCTGGCCGTTGCGCGCCATGGAGGCATAGAGCTCAGCCGTTGCGCTCAGCGAGGTGCGCGTCTCGCCGGCGATCCGCCGCACATCGGCCTGCGCCTTGCTGAACGATCCGCTTTCGGCCGTCGCCAGCCGCAGGCGCGACGTGATCGTCGCATATTCATCGGCAAGCTGCCCGAGCTCACGCGCGCCGATCGCAAGCCCCAGGCCGCCAGCGAACGTCTTGATCCGGCTGAAGGCGCTGTTGATCTGGCTTGCGGTGCGCTCGACACGCGTTTCGACGGTGCCCAGCTCGCGGTTGAGCTCGCTCGAAAACTGCTGCGCGTTGAGCTTCAGCCGTGCTGTGATGTCGGCGTCGGACAAATGAAGCCTCCAGACCGGCTGTCAGAGCTCGCGCTCGGCGCGTTGCGCGGCGAGACGGGCATAGCCGGTGAATCGTGACGCCAGACGCCCGGAAAAGGGCGCCAGCGTCTGTTTGATCGAAAAGCGCTGCTGCACGTCGACCAGCGGCAGCAATACGAAGATCGGCACGGACGCATGGCGTCCCTGCTCGATCCGCCGCGCGGTCGCCTTGCGGAATCGGCCGCTGCGCATGTTGATCGCGCCGGGGGCGACCAGCAGTGCGGGCTTTCCCCGGCGATAGACGAACTGCAGGCGAATGCCCGTCCGCCGCTCCCATTCGCCGGGCGTCAGATCCTGGCCCCGCCGACGCGGCCCTGCCGCCGGCAGCGGGATCGCCAGATACTGCCCATAGCTGCCCGAGATCCGCGCACCACGGGCATAGGCGGCCATCGCCCCCTGCGACCGCTTGCGCCCCTTGACATAGATCGAACCGACAGGCTCCCGCGCACGTCCGCGCTCGGGATAGATCTCGCTCGCCCATGCCCGGGAAAGACGGCCCAGCCCGGCGCTGGCCGTCACCTGCTCAAGCGCCTTTTCCGCCTCGCGCGTGGTTTCACGCACGGCGCGATAGGCGGCCTCCAGCACATATTGATCGACCAGCGCCATGTGCCGCCGGAACCTTTCGGTCTCGAACAGCATCGAGAAGCCGGGCCGGCTGATCGTCGAACGACGCGCCATTCACATATCCTCGGCAAATGCCTGCGCGACGATGGCGAATGCGTCCATCAGCCCGGCAGGCTGATCGCCGACGCCGCCCGCTGCCGGCAGCAGGCGACCGCCAAAGCCGCCCGACTGGCATTGCAGCCAGAGATCGACGATCGCGAAGTAGCGAGGGCTCAGGACGTAGCGGGGGTTTTCCGGCCAGACTTCCCCGTCGATTTCCCATCCGCGGGGGACGCGCTGTCCGAATTCGAAGTCTCTTGGCTTTCGCCGGACCCGGACAGCGCAGCGGAGTTTTTTGCGTGGCCCCCGCCATAGAGCATGGCATAGGCCTCGTTTCCGACGGTGCGGATGTCGAGCGGATGAACATGCGCCAGCGCCGCTTCGGCAACCTTTTCATCGGCGGTGAACGCTATCTTGCCGGGCACCGCATCGTCCCAGCCCTTCACGAACCACATGAAGGCCACCAACGGCAAAATGCTCCCGCGCTGGACCTGCCGTTCCTGCAGGATCCGGAATTCGGGCCAGGCATTGGCCATCAGGCGCTCGGTCTCGACCAGCAGCGCTTCGTCTTCCTTGCTCAGTTTTTCGGCCGCGCGGGAGAGACGGATCACCTCCAGCAGCCGCGGCTGATCTTCCTTCTCGGCGAGCGCGCGGACGCCGTCCGCCAGCGCGTCGCACAGCTGGAAATGATAGACCTTGGGCGCCCGCCAGCGGGCCGCCAGCTCGGCCTCGAACAGCTCGCGCTCGACGACGCCGCCGGGCTTGATCTGGAACGTCGCCGCCTTGCCGTCATAGCCCTTGATGGGCGACGTGAAGGCAACCAGCGCGGTTGAAAGTGCAATGTCGGTCACGATTGGACTCCTCAGTAAAAGCAGCGGATCACGTCGCCGTCGCGCGTGTTCGAATCCCTGCCCGGATTGATCGCGCGGAAGTTGACCTGTTCGGAGCGGAAGCTGCCGCGCGTGCCAGGATCGGCCGCGACCGGCTGCAGCTGCGGCAGGGTGATGCCGATGCGGTTGCCGGCGGCATAGCCAAAGCGGATGATGCCCGGATAGACGCTCCCCGCCGCGATTTCGGCCAGCGTGTTGCGGGTCGCGACCAGCGTTGCAAGCGGATCGCAGGTGACGCGGGGCGTGCGCCCGCCGATCTGGCCCGGCCCGAAGCCGTTGGTGGTGTTCGGATCGTCGGGGCTTTCCAGCTCCGCCCCGTCACTGATCGAGAACTGGCTGATCGGAAGCGCCTTGCGATTGATGTGGAATGCTTCCGACAGGGCCGAGCCCTGCAGCAGCAGCGGGCCGCTGTGGTTGGCGACGGTCAGGTTCGTCGGGATCCCGGCATCCGAAAGCCCGGCATAGACGCCGGTGAATTCAAAGCTCTCGAACCCGGCGCCTGCCGCATTGCCCTCAAGCGTCACCTGGCCACGGCAACCGAGGAACTTCCGCAGCAGCCCGTCCTCATAGACGTAGATGGTCGCTGAAGGATGGTCGGTCGCGCGGGCGGCATTGTCCGCCGGGCTGGTGCCCGCATAGGTCCAGTTGTCGGGGATGCTCACGCTGGTGGTGGTGTCGAGCACCGGCGAGAAGCTGTCGGTCAGCGTCGCCACCCTGCCGACGGTATAGTCGGAGACAAAGGGAATTGCGCCGTCGCCCACGCCCGCGCCGATCACCAGCGGCATGCCGCGATAGAGCTGCGCCGTGGCGGCAAAGCTCGCCTCCAGCGTGGCCTCGCTTGCGCCGCCCGCCGCCAGCACCGCAGCCGAAACGGCGGCCTGGAAGAACCCGCGCTTGCCGCAGGCCGAATAGGGCGCATGAAGCGGCGGCTTGACCACCGACGTATAGGTGACGCCGAGGCCTGCGCCCTTCAGGCGCGAGCGGAAGCGGATGGTGGCGGGCTGGCCGACGATCAGCGGCGCGCCGGCGACCAGGCTGCCGGTCGCTTCGTTCGAATTCTCCTCGCGATAGGGCGAATTCCAGCCGACGCTGTCGGCCTCGACCGGGATTGCATCGGTGTTGCCTACGGGGGATGCATCCTCCCCTTCGGTTGATTCCAGCTTGACCAGCACCGCGACATTGCGCGGGCGGATGACGGGATCTGCCATC contains the following coding sequences:
- a CDS encoding DUF6441 family protein, yielding MARRSTISRPGFSMLFETERFRRHMALVDQYVLEAAYRAVRETTREAEKALEQVTASAGLGRLSRAWASEIYPERGRAREPVGSIYVKGRKRSQGAMAAYARGARISGSYGQYLAIPLPAAGPRRRGQDLTPGEWERRTGIRLQFVYRRGKPALLVAPGAINMRSGRFRKATARRIEQGRHASVPIFVLLPLVDVQQRFSIKQTLAPFSGRLASRFTGYARLAAQRAEREL
- a CDS encoding tape measure protein; the protein is MSDADITARLKLNAQQFSSELNRELGTVETRVERTASQINSAFSRIKTFAGGLGLAIGARELGQLADEYATITSRLRLATAESGSFSKAQADVRRIAGETRTSLSATAELYASMARNGQELGISQDQIARATETVNKAIRVSGGSAASAAAGVTQLGQALASGVLRGDEFNSMMENSPRLAKLLADSLGVPIGRLRKMAEDGELTADKLVAAFTERKFTAGLDQEFKQLPVAFSEAATKIYNAALTVFGEFDQGGQFSSSIANFVSDGSDGFEQLAVDAREAGVEVRASFEGLADAFEPLLAGAQWVFSQIGTSAASLSDAISRELGTIDALLNFADAPYRAAKREYNRVVEGLGLGGVLPRVDDSEYDLKGRFDRGVEASKAEARKRDAAAALNDKAASDNSLPKRRPGAAADEDEKAAKAAERAAEAAEKERRARDESFRRQEEANAAELHALDLKLQGQEAQAELEHRLFQVRQSNKDLSAEQLAVLERQTIEIVKQEQALEAKKKADADAKREAEEQARAAEAALEEQRRHAEDVFRDLGDIYYDIFSGQGGNIWDNFKRRGLSALADLAAQWTLSFLSGNAVGMPQGAGPTGLMSVLFGGGAGGLGGLGEFDGGINIGRSLDRVFGVSDNNALAAITNTLPDGTVFGTPGIASTGAISSVLGSLGAGLGAAAIGTSLPGMFGLKTSSTGGAIGGIGGFIAGGPIGAGIGAALGSVLGGLLKGNRTARAQVTGLDGLNVAGADKGNYGAASGLGGSVQEGLARIIDALGGEAGAFNVTIGTRGDDFRVNTRGTSLKMKNGAVSFEGDQQAAIEFAIRDAIADGAIKGISAAAERILRSSDDLEAAITKASLIESIPKRLKAIDDPLGAAMDGLVDEFRKIKKALDEGGATAKQYADAEKLFNKEREALVERMGSNAQTLKDFQESLKIGSNSPLSLRDQEAAARAAFDPFAKAIRAGKSIDQDAFSEAAQQYLDVSRGLHGSTDAFFKDYERVQSLLGLAISTAENNPKTFENPFAEATANAAQATATNTAQMVGALQQNTAMLADFLRRFGGLSALNLSFVK